The Planktothrix agardhii NIES-204 genomic interval ATCGGGGAAACCGCTAATAATCCCCATATCCGCTAACCTTTCAATAAAAGTTCTCGCCCAATATCCGCCAATATCGTTGAATTTCGCCCCTCCAGGAACCGGAGTTGGAGTCGGTGTGGGACTAGAGCCGCCGGGGGTCGGTGTGGGACTAGGGCCAGGAGTTGGGGTTTGATTGGCTGTAAACTCAATACTTCCCAAAGTTCGGGTCGGGTTAATTTGATTTCCCACAGAAACTAAGGTAAATTTACTGGCATTTTGAACATCATATTTGCCATTATCAACAAATACATTCCCGCCATTATCTTGAGGGCTACCAATATCCGGGGCAGAATCAGCAATTACCGTTAAACCATCTTGAAGATTTTTCTTAATTTGATTTTTTCGTAATACGGGTTTAGACTGTCCTGATAACACAATCCCAGACCGATTTTCCAGAATTTCGTTTTCAATAATTAAGGGAGAAGCTTGGGCTTGGACAGAAATAGCATATCCGGTATTTTGGAATTTATTCCCCCGAATTTCCCCCTTAGCATTTCCCCCCAAAGCAATTCCATTGCCCACATTTTCGATAAAATCACTATTCGTCACCGCAGCAATGGCCGTTCCCGTGGCAAAAACCCCTTCCCGTTTGGATTTCGTCAGGGTACAACTGCCGATATTACAGTAAACCGATTCTACCCAAATTCCAGTCCCTCGCGTTTGGTCATTGGTAATGCTCAACCCCTTAACCGTTGAGTTATTTTCCATCAAAATCGTCACATTTTGAGCCGCCGAACTGGGACTACTGAAGCGACCACTCCCCACAATTACGACATCTTTGCCCTTGGTCGTCTCATTCCCAACAATAGTTACTCCCGACCGCACAATTAACGGAAACGCTTCCCCCGTAGTGGCGTTATAGGTTCCTGGAGCGACTTGAATCAGGGTTCCCGACTGGGCTTGACTAATAGCCTTAGCAATGGTTTTTAAGGGGGTAGATTGACCGCCTGTGGCCGAATCATTCCCGGTAGCCGAATTAACAAATAAGGTTGCAGATGCGGCGGTTGGTACGCTTTGAGTCACGACTTGTATATTTCCTTTAACGCGAGTAGAACTAAGAATATTTCCAAAGGATGTTAGGCTGGCAGTTCCGGCATTTTGGACATCAAAACCGCCATTATTCCGAATAGTATTTCCCCCTGGGGTTTGGGCGGTTCCTAAATCCGGTGTAGCTTGATTCATAATTACCACGCCATCCCCGCTATTGCGTTCAATTAGGTTTTGGCGCAGAATCGGTTGGGAGTCCCCAGCAATTAATATCCCGGAACGGTTTTCGACAATCGCATTATCCCGAATTAAGGGAGCGGCTTGATTTTTCAGGGAAATCCCGTATCCAGTGTTTTCAAAGGTATTTCCTCCGATTTCTCCTTTGATATCCCCTTCGATGGAGACTCCATAGCCTTCATTTTGGACAAAAATACTATTGAGAATCTGAGGATTTCCCGAACCTACGGCATAAATCCCTTCTCGTTTGCATCGGGTAAAGGTAGAATTAGCAATTATCGGAGATTGAGATTCAATCCAAACTCCCGTTCCTCTAGTTTGAATATTGGTAACGGTGACGCCTCGCAATTGGGCGTTATTTTCCATCAAAATTGTGATATTTTGACTCCCAGCACTGCTACTGCTATGGAGTCCATTCCCTTCGATTAAAATGCCACTGCCTTTTCCCGACTCATTCCCGATGACTATGACACCATCTGCGAGGATAAGGGGAAAGACTTCACCACTTGAACTACTATAAGTTCCTGGTTCTAGGTAAATTGTGGTTCCCGACTGAGCTTGGGAAAGGGCTTTTTTTAGGGTTTTAAAGGGTTTATTCGACTCCCCGGAACTAAAATCATTTCCAGTGGCGGGGTTGACGTAAAGAGTTACCATAGTTTTGTTTTTGTTGAAACTATCTGCGCTTTATTGTAAACTTTAGTTACACCCTTCGTGTTAGGGATTCGGTCAAAAAACCGGAAAAATTCAATTTATTTTAATATTATTGTTTTGTTAGTTACACCCTTAGAGGGTTTGAGCCATTAAGGGTGTTTGTTGTAATTTTAACCGTTGAATGTGCGATTTCGCCATTTGGATAGTTGAGATTCTCCAAAGGAAGCTAACCCATGCAGTTCTAAAACCCGTTTTTCCAAAACATTAATTAAATCATCTTGTTCTTGCAGATAGTTTTTTAGGGCATCATAACTAGCAGTTCCTTGATGTTGGGTTTTAGTGGAAATTAAACTCGCTAATTTTTGTTCCAAAGTTGCCATTTGTGTTTTTTGAGTCGCACAGAGATATTCTAAATTATGATAATTATCTTCTGAAATACTATGATCTAACTTTGCTTCTAATTCCGCAATTCTCCCTTGTTTAACTTGCAGTTCAGCTAGAGAACTATTGCTTTTTTCCACTTCTTTTTCCAGGGTTTCAAGGCGCTGGTTGAGTTGCAATATAGTATTTTGTTCCTGTTCTAACTGGTTTTGCAAGGCTTGGTGAGTTTCTGCGGTCATCGTTTCTGTACCCTGATGTTGGAGTTGTTGTTGTAAATCAGCTAGGGTTTGTTTTTGTTGTTCTGCTTCTTGTTTTAAGGTTTGATATGTTTGGACAGAAACGGTTTGAGCGAGTTGCTGTTTTAACTCTTGAATCGTATTAGCTTGGGCTTCAATCTCCTGTTTTAAAGCAGTATCATCAGTCGCAGGCGCAGGAGATTCTACGTTAACGGTGGCTGTGGTTTCTTCCCCTGGGGTAGCTTGGTTTAAATGTTCTTTAGTCAAACGTTCAAATAATTCTGATTTTGATACCCCTAATTCCTTAGCAAGCACCTCCACCTGTTGAGCAGCATCAGCCGTTAAAGAAACCGTAACTTTTACTTTGTCACTAATGGCAGAAGTGTTACGGGTAGCAGGAGTCGTGCGTTTTTTTCTATTGGTGGACATGAGAATATATTCCTTAAAAATTTCACTGAGGATGCAAAGATTTAGGACTTGGGATGTTCTTTGAACTTAACCCGAAATTTAAAATCGTTTTTGATCCCAAATTGTTAATTTGATGGCGGTAGACTTTCAATTGTGAGGTTATAGGGCTCACTTTTGGGCAGGATAAACGTTGACGCTTTGAATTCCGGTTCAACATTATCCCGCAATCGCCTACATTTAGCAGTATAGGTTGGTGCAAACACAAAAAACTGTAAATTTTGTAAAGAATGAAGAAGGCGGTCTGTGGAGCGGGTATCGTCGCTCGCTAAGGGTTTAGGGAAGATTATAGCAATCCGTGTATGAAAAAAACAATGTAGGGTAGGGGTTGGGAGACAAAACCCCGACGAGAAAATATTACTACCTCGGCGGGGATTGCTATATAATTATTAGTCTAGGCTTCTTGTGGGGACTCACCAGAATTATCAACTTATTAATTAGTGAAAAAATCATGCTAAAAACTTTCAATGCTATTTTAAAAAACAATTCTATTCAATGGCTGGATCAAACTCCAGATATCAACTTAGATAATTCAGTTGAAGTTAAAATTACTTTTTTAGAAGAAGAAATATCAACGAATGCAACTAAATCTAATGGTCAAAAAATGTCTGAAGCCTTAAATAAATTAGCAAAAAACAATGTCTATTCTAAAATCAATCCTCAAAAATGGCAACAAGAAATTAGTCAAGATCGTTCCCTTCCTAATCGAGATTAAAGTTTTTTACATATTTCCCAAAAATAGAAGACAATTTAAACATAATTTTATCCTGTTTTATTTTAGTAACTAAATACCGTTGTTGTAAAGATTGTAACCCATTAATTAAATCCGTTGATGATAATTCTACACTTTCTCTCAATGTTTCTCTGGATACAGATTGCTCAAATTGACTTAATTTTAAAACGATTTGTTGTTCAATAGGTGAAAGTCTGTGAAATAATTGGTTAAACTGCGATCGCATCTCTTGAGTAATCACTAATTCATTCTCCGCTAAAAACTCAGCAACATCACCATCAAATATATTTTTAATTAAAATAGCAATACTTTTTAAATAAACGGGATTACCTTCATATAAATTAATTAAATTTAACCAAAACTCGTCATTTTTTAATCCTTTATTATTCAGAATTTCCAGATCATATAAACCTGATAACTCTAAACAATTAATCGGATATAATTCGTTTTCCCAACCTTCCATTTCTGGACATTTTTCTTGACTGATTAAAATTAAACTGCTCTGATGTTCGGTTTCTGTGATCAGAGTGAAAAAGTTTTGATAACTTTGGTATTCCGGTTGATATTGTCCCGCAAATTGACCCGGAGTAAAGATATTCTGCACATCATCAAGGATAATTAAACATTTTTTATTAATGAGTATATCTAATAATTCTTTTAGTTGATCATCTATAGTTTGTTTGTCTTCTGGTTTAATAATATTCAATAAATCCTTAACCAGCAATTCTAAAGGTTTAGGATATTTCAAACTTCTCCAGATAATAACTTCAAATTGATCTAAGTTTAAATCAATAAATCTTTTAACAATAGCAGTTTTACCCATTCCCGATAATCCTAATATTGAGATTAAACGACTATTTTGTTTAAATATCCAATTAAAAATGGTTTTAAGTTCAGTTTCTCGGTTATAAAAATTTATTATTTGAGGAGCTAGGGTTAAATCGTGATAAACTGATTTAGATTTATTATTTATATCACTTTCTTGATATTTTTTGTTAGGTTGACTTAATGTTTGTGCATGACAAAAATGATTATTGTTGCTATTTTTTATATTGTAAACATTTAACGAATTTGAGCATAATTCAATATTTAATCTTTCAAATGTAGAAAGAAAATTAGTCTTTTTTATATCTTCACCCAATGCTTTAGATAATATTTGCCATAATTTATAACCGATATTTCTGACATGACTTTCACTTTTATCGCAATCACGCGCCATTTCATCGTAGGTTTTATCTTCCCATACTCCTTTAATTATTCTTTCCTGAATATTATCTAAATGCTTTCCCGTTTGCGTAAAAACCAACTCATCAGCACTTTGTAAAATTTTTGTAACATCCATAAACTCTATCTCTGATAGTAATTTTAGCCATTATAACAAATTTTGCTCGGATATTATCAGATATTTTAGGATATTTTGGTTAATATTTTTTAATAAAATTTAGGATAAAATAGGATATTTTTAGATTGTATTTACTCCTAAAAAATGTTAGTATTTAATTTAGTTAATCTTTAGTACCTTAATTCTCTTTAATTATTGATTATGGATCTTTTCAATAACGGTTCAGTTGTAGTTACAAGAAATACATTTGAAGTTCCCAATACACAATACCCAATTAGAAATATTGGAGCTGTTAAAACGCTGGAGGTAAAACCTGATCGTAAGGGGCCTATTATTTGTTGTATTGTTGGCTTTTTCTTGATTGCAGCTTATGGTTTAGGACTTTTAATTATTGGCTTAGGTATTTATTGGTGGATATCTCAAAAAACAGAGTATCGTATCATTGTTGTTTCAGCAGGAACAGAATCACAAGCCTATTCTTCATCAAACATGAACGAAATTAATGCAATTCAATCCGCTATTAACTCAGCATTAGCAGAACATTAAAAAGTTCGTAGGGTGGGCAACTTTTTAAGATGAATGATTAACATTTTAATTTATGATAAGTTGCTCACATTAGATTAATTTTAATGTTGTATTGAGATCAGGAAACCCAAATTCTGGAGAATTACTTTTTTGTACATTTCTTGAGAAGATTGTTAGCTTAACTTGTCGCAGGTATCGCTTTTTATTTTAGGAGTGTTGATGGTGCGATCGCTTTTTATTGTAGGGTTGTTGAGGGCGCGATCGCTCATTTTAAATCTCT includes:
- a CDS encoding hypothetical protein (conserved hypothetical protein); translation: MLKTFNAILKNNSIQWLDQTPDINLDNSVEVKITFLEEEISTNATKSNGQKMSEALNKLAKNNVYSKINPQKWQQEISQDRSLPNRD